From a single Drosophila sulfurigaster albostrigata strain 15112-1811.04 chromosome 3, ASM2355843v2, whole genome shotgun sequence genomic region:
- the LOC133846354 gene encoding cytochrome b-c1 complex subunit 10: protein MKFKKLFASFSPTKGQKEMAMAFVPTAAYFGLASLLTLVYFSDWRLITNYIPLYNTKYPKEPAK, encoded by the exons atgaaattcaagaaATTGTTCGCTTCGTTTAGCCCGACCAAGGGACAAAAGGAAATGGCCATGGCCTT tgTGCCAACAGCTGCCTACTTCGGACTGGCAAGTCTCCTGACACTTGTCTACTTCTCCGACTGGCGTCTCATCACCAACTACATTCCcctctacaacaccaagtacCCGAAGGAGCCCGCCAAATGA